The following proteins are co-located in the Bacteroidota bacterium genome:
- the paaC gene encoding phenylacetate-CoA oxygenase subunit PaaC encodes MNVEAIKDLLYRIGDDDLILGHRQSEWTGIGPILEEDIAFSSMAQDEIGHAQAYYVILNELFGEPTPDQIGFGRKSDAFRSSQLVEYPIGDYAFSLMRHALYDLAESIRLEELTRSSFRPLAELAKKLLREERYHYLHATTWLKQLGRATDEANRNLQAALDFAYPIAFSLFEPTAQDAAIFADGIQAPESELEARWVEAVEALMKECGLKVPNVADKTAHYGGRQGKHTPHLEKLLAEMDEVFAIDTNAVW; translated from the coding sequence ATGAATGTAGAAGCTATCAAAGACCTGCTCTATCGCATCGGCGATGACGATTTGATCCTTGGCCACCGCCAAAGCGAATGGACCGGCATCGGGCCAATCTTGGAAGAGGACATTGCCTTTTCCTCTATGGCACAAGACGAAATCGGCCATGCTCAAGCCTATTATGTGATCCTCAACGAGTTGTTTGGCGAGCCCACACCCGACCAAATCGGCTTCGGCCGCAAGTCGGATGCTTTCAGGAGCAGCCAATTGGTCGAGTATCCGATCGGCGACTATGCCTTCAGCCTGATGCGCCATGCCTTGTATGACTTGGCAGAAAGCATCCGTTTGGAGGAATTGACGCGCTCGAGCTTCAGGCCTTTGGCTGAATTGGCGAAGAAACTGCTTCGCGAGGAACGCTACCACTACTTGCATGCGACGACGTGGCTCAAGCAGCTTGGTCGGGCAACAGACGAGGCCAATCGCAACCTGCAAGCAGCACTTGATTTCGCGTACCCGATCGCATTCAGCCTTTTTGAGCCGACTGCCCAGGATGCTGCAATTTTTGCGGATGGCATTCAAGCACCCGAATCAGAATTGGAAGCCCGCTGGGTGGAAGCTGTCGAGGCACTCATGAAAGAATGCGGATTGAAAGTCCCGAATGTTGCTGATAAAACAGCCCATTATGGTGGCCGTCAAGGCAAGCATACACCGCATCTGGAGAAATTGCTCGCTGAAATGGACGAAGTTTTTGCCATCGACACCAACGCAGTCTGGTGA
- the paaB gene encoding 1,2-phenylacetyl-CoA epoxidase subunit B, translated as MKINSLDPRISRSDLPEENEYSPKVELDQFETYEVFHQTSRGAQHVHVGSVHAPNAELALIFAKEQYARRMKCVNLWVAKTSAISATSYDDSDMFEPALDKSYREAFGYKNKHIIQKFNAEQNLQNSQK; from the coding sequence ATGAAAATCAATTCACTGGATCCCCGCATCAGCCGTTCAGATCTGCCTGAGGAAAACGAATATTCGCCCAAGGTCGAGCTCGATCAGTTTGAGACCTACGAGGTTTTTCATCAGACCTCGCGGGGTGCGCAACATGTGCATGTAGGCAGCGTACACGCGCCCAATGCAGAACTCGCATTGATCTTCGCCAAGGAGCAGTATGCCCGGCGGATGAAATGCGTGAACCTTTGGGTCGCAAAAACGAGCGCGATTTCGGCGACGAGCTACGACGACTCTGATATGTTTGAGCCAGCCCTCGACAAAAGCTACCGCGAGGCATTCGGCTACAAAAACAAGCATATCATTCAGAAGTTCAACGCGGAGCAGAATTTACAGAATTCTCAGAAATAG
- the paaA gene encoding 1,2-phenylacetyl-CoA epoxidase subunit A translates to MYGALTVTEFDNFGKELKDEDPIRLEEFQAKIDRGEKIEPQDWMPFMYRKQLIRMIEQHAHSEIIGALPEGTWITRAPGFRRKLALMAKVQDESGHCQLLYNAAETLGKSREEMINDLISGKSKYSNVFNYPAKTWADTAVIAWLIDAGAIVNQTINAKGSYGPYCRALERICYEESFHLKYGHDSVVHLATGTPTQRQMVQEAFNRWWKPIMHFHGPPDKASQHTEVLVRWKVKMATNDEMRNIFLDTYVPKIKELGLVIPDPNLHKDADGIWQFSDPDWNEFYEVINGNGPCNAERLAVRRMAEENGAWVRNALKVYSGAYVAPLS, encoded by the coding sequence ATGTACGGAGCGTTGACAGTCACAGAGTTTGACAATTTTGGAAAAGAACTGAAGGACGAAGATCCGATCCGGTTGGAAGAGTTTCAGGCCAAGATCGACCGCGGCGAGAAGATCGAACCGCAGGATTGGATGCCTTTTATGTACCGGAAGCAGCTCATTCGCATGATCGAGCAGCACGCACACAGCGAAATCATCGGTGCACTTCCTGAAGGAACTTGGATCACACGTGCACCGGGCTTCCGTCGCAAATTGGCGCTCATGGCCAAGGTGCAGGACGAATCCGGTCACTGCCAATTGCTTTACAACGCCGCCGAAACTTTGGGCAAATCCCGCGAGGAAATGATCAATGACCTGATCAGCGGCAAAAGCAAATACAGCAACGTATTCAACTACCCGGCAAAAACGTGGGCAGACACCGCGGTGATTGCTTGGCTCATAGATGCCGGCGCGATTGTCAATCAGACGATTAACGCAAAAGGGAGCTATGGCCCCTATTGCCGCGCCTTGGAGCGGATTTGCTACGAAGAATCCTTTCACCTGAAATATGGCCACGATTCCGTGGTTCACTTGGCAACCGGCACTCCGACGCAGCGCCAAATGGTGCAGGAAGCCTTCAACCGCTGGTGGAAACCCATCATGCACTTCCACGGGCCACCCGACAAGGCGAGCCAACACACGGAAGTGCTCGTCAGGTGGAAAGTCAAAATGGCCACCAACGACGAAATGCGCAACATTTTCCTCGATACCTACGTGCCAAAGATCAAGGAACTCGGTTTGGTGATTCCCGATCCGAATCTTCACAAGGATGCCGACGGTATCTGGCAGTTTTCGGATCCGGATTGGAACGAGTTCTACGAAGTCATCAATGGCAACGGCCCTTGCAACGCCGAGCGCCTCGCTGTGCGTCGCATGGCCGAAGAAAACGGTGCCTGGGTCAGAAATGCACTTAAAGTTTACAGCGGTGCTTATGTCGCTCCATTGTCCTAA
- a CDS encoding TetR family transcriptional regulator — MAVKAVAERKTQILAAGEKLFNEKGYLATSVRDLADAVGMEAASLYSHYKSKEDILWTIADRCANEFFESVKPIANSKLHTQKKLTDMIVAHVGVITRNIDASAVFFREWRHIGEPRRSEYAMLRNEYESIFKEVVRQGIQENLFKNYDEGFSTRTIMSALNWTHTWYRADGELSSEEIGQHLAGILLNGLVRTV; from the coding sequence ATGGCAGTAAAAGCAGTTGCGGAAAGAAAAACGCAGATTTTGGCCGCTGGCGAAAAGCTGTTCAATGAAAAAGGATACTTGGCAACGAGTGTTCGAGATCTTGCCGATGCCGTTGGCATGGAGGCCGCAAGCCTTTACAGCCATTATAAAAGCAAGGAAGACATCCTTTGGACGATCGCGGACCGTTGCGCCAACGAGTTTTTCGAATCCGTCAAGCCCATCGCCAATTCGAAGTTGCATACCCAGAAGAAATTGACCGATATGATCGTCGCCCACGTTGGCGTGATTACCCGCAACATTGATGCCTCAGCAGTGTTTTTTAGAGAATGGCGCCATATTGGTGAGCCACGCAGGAGCGAATATGCCATGCTGCGGAATGAATACGAATCCATTTTCAAGGAAGTCGTAAGGCAAGGCATTCAGGAAAACCTCTTCAAAAACTACGACGAAGGATTCAGCACGCGTACCATTATGAGTGCGCTGAATTGGACGCATACCTGGTATCGCGCCGATGGCGAACTCTCGAGCGAAGAAATCGGGCAGCACCTCGCAGGCATTTTGCTGAATGGGCTTGTAAGAACTGTCTGA
- a CDS encoding NADH-quinone oxidoreductase subunit N translates to MDIVSGNDVLMVSPILVLLFTGLLLMLLDAFKIHQPLGWVAGLGVLASCVLALPPVLEGMGGTLQPFSMYNMMRTDSTSALVHIFLCISGLFTLFFVGDFMKRQPAKVYDIYALLVFSLTGMVMLANANDLIMTFIGLETMSICLYVMAAMYKKDPRSNEAGLKYFLLGAFATGFFVYGIALIYGGAGSTNFSAMDFGRLVTSPLFYPGVGMLIIGFLFKVSAFPFHAWTPDVYSGTPTPLTGFMATGSKAAAFIALAMFINLHPAIAGDDKLQYVILGCALLTMIYGNIVAARQSNLKRMLAYSSIAHSGYVLLAITSGERGIEAVIFYMLIYTLMNIGAFGLVGMAETTTEDNNLSSWKGFGRTNPWLGAALSIFLFSLAGIPPLAGFMGKYFVFAAAISSGIIVPAIIGILTSVIGAYYYISVVKTMYFDEKDTPKVVTSKDMAPTMGIVLLVILVVAFGVFPSLIQDYVTSAIGGQAAMPALPLTGVVQ, encoded by the coding sequence ATGGATATTGTCTCAGGTAATGATGTATTGATGGTTTCGCCCATCTTGGTGCTGCTCTTCACGGGCTTGCTGCTGATGTTGTTGGATGCCTTCAAAATTCACCAACCCCTAGGTTGGGTGGCCGGACTTGGCGTTTTGGCTTCCTGCGTGTTGGCTTTGCCACCCGTTTTGGAAGGTATGGGCGGCACGCTCCAACCATTTTCCATGTACAACATGATGCGTACCGACAGCACATCGGCGTTGGTTCACATCTTTTTATGTATCTCCGGACTTTTTACCCTCTTTTTTGTGGGGGATTTCATGAAAAGGCAGCCGGCAAAGGTGTACGACATCTACGCCTTGCTGGTCTTCTCCTTGACGGGAATGGTCATGTTGGCCAATGCCAATGATTTGATTATGACCTTTATTGGTCTGGAGACCATGTCCATTTGCCTCTACGTGATGGCGGCTATGTACAAAAAGGATCCACGCAGCAACGAGGCCGGCCTCAAATACTTCCTCCTTGGCGCGTTTGCTACCGGCTTTTTTGTCTATGGTATCGCCTTGATTTACGGTGGCGCAGGTTCAACGAATTTCAGTGCCATGGACTTTGGTCGCCTCGTCACTAGTCCATTGTTTTACCCTGGCGTGGGAATGCTGATCATCGGTTTCCTCTTTAAGGTGAGTGCATTTCCCTTTCACGCCTGGACCCCGGACGTTTATTCTGGAACGCCAACTCCCCTCACCGGCTTTATGGCCACGGGGAGCAAGGCAGCCGCATTTATCGCCTTGGCGATGTTCATCAACTTGCATCCTGCCATCGCCGGCGACGACAAGTTGCAGTACGTTATCTTGGGCTGCGCGCTGCTGACAATGATTTATGGAAATATCGTGGCTGCCCGTCAGTCCAATCTCAAGCGTATGTTGGCTTATTCCAGCATCGCTCACTCCGGATATGTATTGCTTGCCATTACGAGCGGCGAGCGCGGGATTGAGGCCGTGATCTTCTACATGTTGATCTACACGCTGATGAACATCGGTGCTTTCGGATTGGTCGGCATGGCCGAAACGACGACAGAAGACAACAATCTTTCCAGTTGGAAGGGTTTTGGACGCACCAATCCTTGGTTGGGCGCTGCACTTTCGATATTCCTCTTTTCATTGGCCGGTATTCCGCCTTTGGCTGGATTCATGGGTAAGTACTTTGTGTTTGCGGCAGCGATCAGCAGCGGAATCATTGTTCCTGCGATCATCGGTATCCTTACCTCTGTCATTGGCGCTTACTATTACATCAGCGTTGTCAAGACGATGTATTTCGACGAGAAAGATACCCCCAAAGTGGTCACATCCAAAGATATGGCGCCGACGATGGGCATCGTGTTGTTGGTGATTTTGGTCGTCGCTTTTGGTGTGTTCCCATCCTTGATTCAGGACTACGTGACCAGTGCAATTGGCGGTCAGGCTGCAATGCCGGCTTTGCCACTGACAGGTGTGGTACAGTAA
- a CDS encoding HD domain-containing protein: MNLQDAIAHPLFEKLRETTRKLGVRSYVIGGYVRDHMLGRTCKDIDIVVEGKGIDLARAFAKDIGSDGFSFFENFGTAMVMFGDYQVEFVGARKESYRRESRKPIVEEGTLEDDQIRRDFTINAMSISLNEDDYGQLGDPFDGVLDLRDRIVRTPTDPDVTFSDDPLRMMRAIRFATQLNFVIEDETFDSIARNKDRISIVSQERITEELNKIILAKYPSVGFNLLFEAGLLHIIFPDFVKLHGVDIVDGRGHKDNFHHTLQVVDNVCALTDDLWLRWAAVLHDIAKPATKKYYPKQGWTFHGHEDMGARWVPRIFRDLRLPLDGKMKFVQKLVKLHLRPIVLAQEIVTDSAVRRLMFEAGEDIDALMKLCRADITTRNEKKFEKHLRNFALVEQKIIDLEERDRIRNWQPPLSGEMIMELFNVPPGPIVGHIKSAVREAILDGVIPNEEGPAIDLARDVATKLLGRKSNEK, encoded by the coding sequence ATGAATCTTCAAGACGCCATTGCGCACCCGCTGTTTGAAAAATTGCGGGAAACGACACGAAAGCTGGGCGTGCGCAGCTACGTGATCGGAGGCTATGTGCGCGACCACATGCTTGGACGCACCTGCAAGGACATCGACATTGTCGTCGAAGGAAAGGGAATCGACTTGGCAAGGGCATTTGCAAAGGACATCGGCAGCGATGGATTTTCGTTTTTCGAGAATTTTGGAACTGCCATGGTCATGTTTGGGGACTATCAAGTCGAATTTGTCGGTGCCCGCAAGGAAAGTTATCGCCGCGAGTCCCGCAAGCCCATCGTCGAAGAGGGAACGCTGGAGGATGACCAAATCCGTCGCGATTTCACGATCAATGCCATGAGCATTTCGTTGAACGAAGACGATTACGGGCAATTGGGAGATCCTTTTGATGGCGTTTTGGACCTTCGGGACCGGATTGTCAGGACGCCGACCGATCCGGATGTCACCTTTAGCGACGATCCTTTGCGCATGATGCGTGCCATTCGATTTGCAACCCAACTCAATTTTGTGATTGAGGATGAGACCTTTGATTCCATTGCGCGCAACAAGGACCGGATTTCGATTGTCTCGCAGGAGCGCATTACCGAGGAGTTGAATAAGATCATCCTGGCCAAATACCCATCGGTCGGATTCAATTTGTTGTTTGAGGCCGGGCTGTTGCACATCATCTTTCCGGATTTCGTGAAGTTGCATGGTGTGGACATTGTCGATGGCCGCGGTCACAAGGACAATTTTCACCATACCCTTCAAGTCGTGGACAATGTCTGCGCCCTGACGGATGATCTATGGCTGCGTTGGGCAGCCGTGTTGCATGACATTGCTAAGCCTGCAACCAAAAAGTACTATCCCAAGCAAGGCTGGACCTTCCACGGGCATGAAGACATGGGCGCTCGCTGGGTGCCACGCATCTTCCGTGACCTGCGCCTTCCGCTGGACGGGAAAATGAAATTTGTGCAGAAACTGGTCAAGCTGCATTTGCGGCCGATCGTTTTGGCTCAGGAAATCGTGACCGACAGTGCGGTGCGCAGGCTCATGTTTGAGGCGGGCGAAGACATTGACGCTTTGATGAAGCTTTGCCGCGCCGACATCACGACACGTAACGAGAAAAAATTCGAAAAGCACCTGCGCAACTTTGCGCTCGTCGAGCAGAAGATCATCGATCTCGAGGAGCGCGACCGCATCCGCAACTGGCAGCCGCCATTGTCGGGCGAAATGATCATGGAGCTGTTCAATGTACCTCCAGGGCCGATTGTCGGCCATATCAAAAGCGCTGTGCGCGAAGCGATTTTGGATGGTGTCATTCCAAACGAGGAAGGTCCGGCGATCGACTTGGCAAGGGATGTCGCGACAAAACTCCTTGGCAGAAAATCCAACGAAAAATAG
- a CDS encoding M23 family metallopeptidase, protein MAKIKYYYDTETCNFEKANMDSHTILRTVLSYLMVSGVVAILVVVYLFYFSSNPLTEQLRQDNRDLSLQLEKFDEAIASLETDLEALHQKDEDVYRAILKADPIKDEWEAGSGGSAEFKPFEKESLQETDMRMDALNSKVKIQRESFRRLLAMYAVREDEMKHMPSIRPIANDCISGFGYRFHPILKVRKLHTGLDFGAPMGTPIYATAEGTVINANHGANGYGLCVDLQHGFGIETKYAHLSKVAVKVGQKVKRGDLIAYSGNSGLSKGPHLHYEIKKDGVKIDPIDYFYSDLTPEQYVSFKRQANQINESMD, encoded by the coding sequence ATGGCTAAAATCAAATATTACTACGATACAGAGACCTGCAACTTTGAGAAAGCCAACATGGATTCGCATACCATTTTGCGAACTGTGCTGTCTTATCTGATGGTTTCCGGTGTCGTGGCGATTTTGGTGGTGGTCTATTTGTTCTATTTTTCTTCGAATCCATTGACGGAGCAGCTCAGGCAAGACAACCGGGACCTATCCCTTCAGCTTGAAAAGTTTGATGAAGCGATTGCCTCTCTTGAAACGGATTTGGAGGCCCTCCATCAAAAGGACGAAGACGTTTACCGTGCCATTTTGAAAGCAGACCCCATCAAGGATGAGTGGGAGGCGGGTTCGGGCGGTTCTGCGGAGTTCAAACCCTTTGAAAAGGAATCGCTGCAGGAAACCGACATGCGCATGGATGCCTTGAATAGCAAAGTCAAGATCCAAAGGGAGTCGTTTCGCCGATTGCTCGCCATGTATGCAGTGCGAGAGGATGAAATGAAGCACATGCCTTCCATCCGGCCGATTGCCAACGATTGTATCAGTGGGTTTGGCTATCGTTTTCATCCGATCCTGAAAGTCAGGAAACTCCATACCGGGCTTGACTTTGGAGCACCGATGGGTACGCCGATCTATGCAACGGCTGAAGGTACAGTGATCAATGCCAATCACGGGGCCAATGGATATGGACTTTGTGTGGACTTGCAGCACGGATTTGGCATTGAAACAAAGTATGCCCACTTAAGCAAAGTCGCTGTGAAGGTGGGGCAGAAGGTTAAGCGAGGGGACTTGATCGCTTATTCGGGAAATTCAGGATTGTCAAAAGGCCCTCACTTGCACTACGAAATCAAAAAAGACGGTGTCAAAATCGATCCCATTGATTATTTTTACTCGGATTTGACGCCTGAGCAGTACGTGAGTTTCAAACGTCAGGCCAATCAGATCAATGAGTCAATGGACTGA
- a CDS encoding MerR family transcriptional regulator codes for MMEEQEDIQKKYYTIGEVADMLDVKPSLIRFWETEFPQLSPRKNRKGNRTYTEADIAMLKTIYYLVKERKFTLKGAQDKLKQNPKDLEYEQRTRETLLKVRGFLAELKEYL; via the coding sequence CTGATGGAAGAGCAAGAAGACATTCAGAAGAAGTATTACACGATTGGTGAAGTGGCAGACATGTTGGATGTCAAGCCCTCGCTCATCCGTTTCTGGGAGACAGAGTTTCCCCAATTGAGCCCACGCAAAAATCGCAAGGGAAACCGCACCTACACCGAGGCCGATATCGCGATGCTCAAGACCATTTATTATTTGGTCAAAGAGCGCAAATTCACCCTCAAAGGTGCCCAAGACAAACTCAAGCAGAATCCCAAAGATCTTGAATACGAGCAACGCACCCGAGAAACTTTATTAAAAGTGCGTGGATTCTTGGCAGAATTGAAAGAATATCTTTAA
- the ligA gene encoding NAD-dependent DNA ligase LigA: MAHPTATEAIKARIDQLTDELNAHNHRYYVLAAPTISDFEFDKLLRELQDLEQQFPDAMRPDSPTIRVGGTITKDFPPFIHKRPMLSLQNTYSREEVDDWLKSVEKLLEGQSFTYIVQHKYDGVSLSLHYDNGILTAASTRGDGVQGDEITANAKTIQTVPLRVKHAAIPAEFEVRGEVLMHVAPFNALNDQREENGEARLMNPRNATAGTLKNQDSSVVASRPLTFYAYQLYSDGALPDTDGAQQALLREWGFKANENVGICKNIDEVFEYINHWDKHRDELPYEIDGIVIKINEVAVREALGFTSKFPRWAIAFKYQAEQAETELKSVSYQVGRTGIVTPVANLEPVLLGGTMVKRASLYNADEIERLGLHVGDIVRVAKGGEIIPKVIEVVLPMRKAGLEPVVFLTHCPDCGTALQKNEGEVGSFCPNAATCPPQVKGRIEHFVARKAMNIDGLGAEIIGQLVDARLISDYTDLYDLTFSQVVAMDRFAEKSAKNLIESIAASKNVPYPRVVFALGIRFVGETVAKKLVKQFQTIDALAAATKEDILQIHEIGERIAESILEFFGSEINQARLARLKAAGLQFELAEGEKAVSQKLAGMSFVVSGTFEHFSRDGIKDVIEANGGQIKGSVSPKTTYLLAGADAGPSKLDKAAKDKVKVLSEQEFREMLA; encoded by the coding sequence ATGGCTCATCCCACTGCAACCGAGGCAATCAAGGCCCGTATCGATCAGCTCACAGACGAGTTGAATGCCCACAACCACCGCTACTACGTCTTGGCAGCGCCGACGATATCGGATTTTGAGTTTGACAAACTCCTGCGTGAGTTGCAGGACCTGGAACAGCAATTTCCTGATGCCATGCGGCCCGATTCGCCGACGATCAGAGTGGGAGGGACGATCACCAAGGATTTTCCGCCATTTATCCACAAACGTCCGATGCTCAGCCTGCAAAATACCTACAGCAGGGAAGAGGTCGATGACTGGCTCAAATCCGTGGAAAAACTCTTGGAGGGACAGTCCTTCACGTACATCGTGCAGCACAAATACGACGGTGTTTCCTTGAGTCTGCACTATGACAATGGCATTCTCACTGCTGCTTCCACACGTGGCGACGGCGTCCAAGGAGATGAAATCACGGCCAATGCCAAAACCATTCAAACCGTGCCGTTGCGGGTAAAACATGCAGCCATTCCCGCTGAATTTGAGGTCAGAGGCGAAGTGTTGATGCACGTTGCGCCCTTTAATGCCCTCAATGACCAACGTGAGGAAAACGGGGAGGCGCGCTTGATGAATCCTCGCAACGCAACCGCAGGCACCCTGAAAAACCAAGATTCCAGCGTGGTTGCTTCGCGGCCACTGACCTTTTATGCCTATCAACTTTATTCTGACGGCGCCTTGCCCGATACGGATGGTGCGCAGCAAGCCCTCCTTCGCGAATGGGGTTTCAAGGCCAATGAAAACGTCGGCATCTGCAAAAACATCGACGAGGTATTTGAATACATCAACCATTGGGACAAACACCGCGACGAACTTCCTTACGAAATTGACGGCATTGTCATCAAAATCAACGAAGTAGCTGTTCGCGAGGCGCTCGGATTCACGAGCAAGTTTCCCCGGTGGGCCATCGCGTTCAAGTATCAAGCCGAGCAGGCCGAGACCGAATTAAAATCGGTAAGTTATCAAGTAGGCCGCACGGGCATCGTCACGCCGGTTGCCAATTTGGAGCCTGTATTGCTTGGCGGAACCATGGTCAAACGCGCCTCCTTGTACAATGCCGATGAGATCGAACGGCTTGGCTTGCATGTGGGTGACATCGTGCGCGTAGCCAAAGGCGGCGAAATCATTCCCAAAGTGATTGAGGTCGTATTGCCAATGCGCAAGGCAGGCTTGGAGCCGGTCGTTTTTCTCACACACTGCCCGGATTGCGGGACGGCCCTGCAAAAGAATGAAGGCGAGGTCGGTTCATTTTGCCCCAACGCAGCAACTTGCCCTCCGCAGGTCAAAGGCCGAATCGAGCATTTTGTGGCAAGGAAGGCCATGAACATCGACGGACTTGGGGCGGAAATCATTGGGCAATTGGTAGATGCACGCCTGATCAGTGATTACACCGATTTATATGACTTGACATTTTCCCAAGTCGTTGCCATGGATCGATTCGCCGAAAAAAGTGCCAAGAACCTTATAGAATCCATTGCAGCAAGTAAAAATGTCCCTTATCCGAGGGTGGTTTTTGCTTTGGGAATTCGCTTTGTCGGTGAAACGGTGGCCAAAAAACTCGTCAAACAATTCCAGACGATCGATGCATTGGCGGCGGCCACGAAGGAAGATATTCTACAGATCCACGAAATCGGAGAACGTATCGCCGAAAGCATTCTGGAATTTTTTGGAAGTGAGATCAACCAAGCCCGTTTGGCAAGGTTGAAGGCTGCAGGTTTGCAATTTGAGCTGGCAGAAGGGGAGAAGGCTGTTTCTCAAAAGCTTGCCGGAATGAGTTTTGTAGTTTCGGGTACTTTTGAACACTTCAGCCGGGACGGAATCAAGGATGTGATCGAGGCGAATGGAGGCCAAATCAAAGGCTCCGTCTCGCCAAAAACGACCTACCTGCTTGCGGGCGCAGATGCAGGTCCTTCCAAGCTTGACAAAGCCGCCAAAGACAAGGTCAAGGTGCTCTCTGAGCAGGAATTCAGGGAGATGCTCGCATGA
- a CDS encoding 4-hydroxy-tetrahydrodipicolinate synthase, which produces MRKFQGTGVAMTTAFLSDDALDRDGITKLTHHLVDGGVEFLVILGTTGEAATISAKEQETVVETVMAANAGRLPVVLGVGGNNTSEVIEKARNWSSKYKPDALLSVSPYYSKPSQEGIFRHFSAIAEAVTTPIILYNVPGRTASNMTSATTLRLAHAYKHIIGIKEASGLFEQAMEIIRDRPEGFLVLSGDDAITLPLIGAGADGVISVVANALPRQFGEMVRQALTGDFANARKLHYPMLRFTQQLFAEGNPVGIKSALSLLGIGGDHVRMPLWPASEGLRAQLQQELSAMGMR; this is translated from the coding sequence ATGAGAAAATTTCAGGGAACAGGTGTGGCGATGACCACGGCTTTTTTATCAGATGATGCGCTGGACCGCGACGGCATCACCAAATTGACGCATCATCTTGTGGATGGCGGCGTTGAATTTTTGGTGATTCTGGGGACCACTGGAGAAGCGGCTACGATTTCTGCCAAAGAGCAGGAAACGGTTGTGGAGACCGTGATGGCTGCAAATGCCGGACGCTTACCGGTTGTGCTCGGCGTCGGCGGCAACAATACATCCGAGGTGATTGAAAAGGCGCGCAATTGGTCCTCCAAATACAAGCCCGATGCATTGTTGTCGGTGAGTCCCTATTACAGCAAACCTTCACAGGAAGGCATTTTTCGGCATTTTTCGGCGATTGCAGAGGCCGTGACCACGCCGATCATCCTGTACAACGTGCCTGGCCGCACAGCGAGCAACATGACATCTGCGACGACCTTGCGACTTGCGCATGCCTACAAGCATATCATTGGCATCAAAGAGGCAAGTGGCCTTTTTGAGCAAGCGATGGAGATCATTCGGGATCGCCCTGAAGGTTTTTTGGTGCTTTCGGGAGATGATGCCATCACCTTGCCGCTGATCGGAGCCGGCGCCGACGGTGTGATTTCGGTGGTTGCCAACGCATTGCCGAGGCAATTTGGGGAAATGGTGCGCCAAGCACTTACCGGCGACTTTGCGAATGCCCGGAAGCTTCATTACCCCATGTTGCGTTTCACACAGCAATTGTTTGCCGAAGGGAATCCTGTCGGGATCAAGTCAGCCCTTTCCTTGCTCGGCATCGGGGGCGATCATGTGAGAATGCCGTTATGGCCCGCAAGTGAGGGTTTGCGCGCGCAATTGCAGCAGGAGTTGTCTGCAATGGGAATGCGCTAA
- a CDS encoding histone H1, translating to MSRFEQLKHLVMGLEGDFDKFYNKSNKAAGTRIRKGMQDLKVMAQDIRKEVQDSKNEG from the coding sequence ATGAGTAGATTTGAACAACTGAAGCATCTGGTCATGGGTCTCGAAGGCGACTTTGACAAGTTCTACAACAAGAGCAATAAGGCTGCAGGTACGCGTATCCGCAAGGGCATGCAGGACTTGAAGGTCATGGCTCAGGACATCCGCAAGGAAGTTCAAGACAGCAAGAACGAAGGTTGA